In Kogia breviceps isolate mKogBre1 chromosome 7, mKogBre1 haplotype 1, whole genome shotgun sequence, a single window of DNA contains:
- the LOC131759350 gene encoding calcitonin receptor-stimulating peptide 3-like produces the protein MGFWKFTRFLVLSILVLYHAGMLQSAPFRSAFESGFVTATLTEEESRLLPAAMVKYYVQMKAHELEHETEDFSITAQKRSCNTATCVTHKMAGWLSRSESVIKRNFMPTNMGSKAFGRHKMDLQA, from the exons ATGGGTTTCTGGAAGTTCACCCGCTTCCTAGTCCTCAGCATCCTGGTCTTGTACCATGCAGGCATGCTCCAGTCGGCACCATTCAG GTCGGCCTTCGAAAGTGGCTTTGTAACTGCTACACTTACTGAGGAGGAATCGCGCCTCCTACCGGCTGCAATGGTGAAGTATTATGTGCAGATGAAGGCCCATGAGCTGGAGCATGAGACAGAGGACTTCAG CATCACTGCCCAGAAGAGATCGTGCAACACTGCCACTTGCGTGACCCATAAGATGGCGGGCTGGCTGAGCAGATCTGAGAGCGTGATTAAGAGGAACTTCATGCCCACCAACATGGGCTCCAAAGCCTTTGGCCGCCACAAAATGGACCTGCAGGCCTGA